CCTCGGGTACGACGGCGTCGAGGTGATGGTCTGGACGGATCCCGTCAGCCAGGACGTCGACGCGCTGCGGCGGCTGTCCGACCACCATCAGGTGCCGGTCCTGGCCGTGCACGCCCCTTGTCTGCTCATCACCCAGCGGGTGTGGTCCACCGATCCGTGGACCAAGCTCCGCCGCGCCCAGGCCGCCGCCGAGCGGCTCGGGGCGTCCACCGTCGTCGTGCATCCGCCTTTCCGCTGGCAGCGCCAGTACGCCCGTGACTTCGTCACCGGCATCTGGCGGATGGCCGACGAGACCGACGTCCGGTTCGCCGTCGAGAACATGTACCCCTGGCGCTACCGCGACCGCGAGATGCTCGCGTACGCGCCGGAGTGGGACGTCACCAAGGACGACTACCGGCACTTCACCATCGACCTCTCGCACACCGCGACCGCCCGGGCCGACGCCGCGGCCATGGTCGACCGCATGGGCGAGCGCCTCGCGCACGTCCACCTCGCCGACGGGAACGGTTCCGCGAAGGACGAGCACCTCGTCCCCGGCCGCGGCACCCAGCCCTGCGCCGAGCTGCTGGCCGGGCTGGCCCGTACGTCCTTCGACGGGCACGTCGTGATCGAGGTCAACACCCGCCGCGCGATGTCCTCCGCCGAGCGCGAGGCGGACCTCGCCGAGGCCCTCGCCTTCACCCGCGAGCACCTCGCCGCAGCCACGGCCGCGCCCAAGCCGGCCCGCCGCCCATGACCGAGCCCCCCGTGAACGAGCCGTCCACGACCGAGCCGCCGCCCCGCCGGCGCCGCGGCCCCGGCCGCCCCCGCCAGGACGAGGCCGACGAGGGCCCCGGCACCCAGGAGCGCATCCGCGCCGCCGCCCGCGCCGAGTTCGCGGCGCGCGGCTACGACAAGACCTCCGTACGCGGCATCGCGAAGGCCGCCGGCGTCGACCCGGCCCTGGTGCACCACTACTTCGGCAGCAAGGACGACCTCTTCGCCGCCGCGATCGAACTGACCCTGGAGCCCGCCCTCGTCGCCCCGCGGATCCTCGAAGGCGGCCCGGACGGCATCGGCGAGCGCCTCGCCCGCTACTTCCTCGGCGTGTGGGAGAACCCCGCCACCCGGGTGCCGCTGCTCGCCGTCATCCGGTCGGCGCTCACCCACGAGGCGGCGGCGAAGGTGCTGCGCCGGCTCATCCTGCGCCGGGTCCTGGAGCGGGTCGCCGCCGAGCTCAACGTGCCCGACCCCACTTTCCGCGCGGAGCTCGCCGCCTCCCACATGATCGGCATCGTGATCCTGCGCTACGTCGTCCAGGTCGAGCCCCTCGCGTCCGCCGAACCGGAGGCGATCATCGCCCTCGTAGCCCCTACGCTGCAGCGTTATCTGACCGAGGACTGAGCTGCCCGTATCGGGATGCGGACAACCTGTCCGCATCGCGGGCCAGGAGCGTAGCCTCGTAACCGAGCCATATCCACAGTCGCGGGGGCGTGCGAACGCCACCGTACTCATGGGGAGTGAACCCGATGCCCGAGCTGAGGTCCCGCACCGTCACCCACGGCCGCAACATGGCAGGCGCACGCGCGCTGATGCGCGCCTCGGGCGTAGCGAGCGCGGACATCGGGAAGCCGATCATCGCGGTCGCCAACTCGTTCACCGAGTTCGTCCCCGGCCACACCCACCTCGCCCCGGTCGGCCGGATCGTCTCCGACGCCATCCGCGCCGCGGGCGCCATCCCGCGCGAGTTCAACACCATCGCCGTGGACGACGGCATCGCGATGGGCCACGCCGGCATGCTCTACTCCCTGCCGTCCCGCGACCTGATCGCGGACTCCGTGGAGTACATGGTGGAGGCGCACTGCGCCGACGCCCTGATCTGCATCTCCAACTGCGACAAGATCACCCCCGGCATGCTGATGGCCGCGATGCGCCTCAACATCCCGGTCGTCTTCGTCTCCGGCGGCCCCATGGAGGCCGGGCAGGCCACCCTGGTCGACGGCACCGTCCGCAAGCTCGACCTGATCGACGCCATGGTCGACGCCTCCAACGAGAACGTCTCGGACGAGGACATCCTGCGCATCGAGGAGAACGCCTGTCCGACCTGCGGTTCGTGTTCGGGCATGTTCACCGCCAACTCGATGAACTGCCTCGCCGAGGCCATCGGTCTGGCCCTCCCCGGCAACGGCTCGGTCCTCGCCACGCACACCGCCCGCCGCGCCCTGTACGAGGACGCCGGCCGGACCGTCGTGGAGATCACCAAGCGCTACTACGAGCAGGACGACGCCTCCGTCCTGCCCCGCAACATCGCCACCCGCCAGGCCTTCGAGAACGCCATGGCCCTCGACATCGCCATGGGCGGCTCCACGAACACGATCCTGCACCTCCTCGCCGCCGCCCAGGAGGCCGGCCTGGACTACGACCTCACCGACATCGACGAGGTCTCGCGCCGAGTCCCGTGCCTGGCCAAGGTCGCGCCGAACGTGGCGCCCGGCGGTACGTACTACATGGAGGACGTCCACCGCGCCGGCGGCATCCCCGCCATCCTGGGCGAACTGCACCGCGGCGGCCTCCTCAACAAGGACGTCACCACCGTCCACTCCGAGAACCTCGAAGACTGGCTCGCCACGTGGGACGCCCGCTCCGGCACGGCGTCCGAGGAGGCCATGGAGCTGTGGCACGCCGCCCCCGGCTGCAAGCGCTCCGCGACCGCCTTCTCCCAGTCCGAGCGGTGGGACAGCCTCGATCTGGACGCCGAGGGCGGCTGCATCCGCTCCGTCCAGCACGCCTACTCCAAGGACGGCGGCCTGGCCGTCCTGCGCGGCAACCTCGCCGCCGACGGGTGCGTGGTCAAGACCGCCGGCGTCGACGAGTCGATCTGGACCTTCGAGGGTCCGGCCGTGGTCTGCGAGTCGCAGGACGAGGCCGTCGACAAGATCCTGCGCAAGGAGATCGAGCCGGGCGACGTCGTCGTCATCCGCTACGAGGGCCCGCGCGGCGGCCCCGGCATGCAGGAGATGCTCTACCCCACCTCCTTCCTCAAGGGCCGCGGCCTCGGAAAGGTCTGCGCGCTGGTCACCGACGGCCGCTTCTCGGGCGGCACTTCCGGCCTGTCCATCGGCCACGCCTCCCCGGAGGCGGCCTCGGGCGGCACCATCGCCCTGGTCGAGGACGGTGACCGGATCCGCATCGACATCCCGAACCGCTCGATCGAGCTGCTGGTCTCCGACGAGGAGCTGGCGGCCCGCCGCGAGGCCCTCGGCGGGGTCTACGCCCCGAAGGACCGCGAGCGCAAGGTGTCCGCCGCGCTGCGCGCCTACGCCGCGATGGCCACCAGCGCCGACAAGGGCGCGGTCCGCGACGTGTCCCGCCTGGGCTGAGCTCCCGGCCCGCCGGGCCCCGCTCCGCTTCCGGACCCCGCCGGCGTCCTCACCACCCGGCGGGGTCCGCCGCGTCCACGGCGAACACGGACCCGTCGGGCGCGGACGCGTACACCGTGCCGTCGGCGACGACGGGCGCGTTCAGGGAGGCGGCGAAGGCGCCCTGGTCGCCGCCCATCCGCGGCTTGGTCTGCCCCAGCAGCCGCCCGCCGGAGGCCTCGACCGCGAGCAGCCGGCCGTCGGGCGCCGTCAGGTAGACCCGCCCGGCGGCGACCGCCGGGCGGGACGCGACCGCCAGGCCCGTCTCCAGCCGCCACAGTTCCCGCTCCGGGCCCACCGCGGCCAGTCCGCCCGCCGCGCCCACGAGGTACACGACGCCGTCGGGGCCCGCCGTCGCCTGGGCCTCGTACAGGGGGACCGCCAGGCGGACCCGCCGCACCGCCCGCGTCGCCAGGTCCACGCGGACGACGGCGTCCGTCTTGCCCTGCGCGTCGTTCTCCAGCAGGTACGCGCTGCCCTGCACGGTGGCGACCGGCTGGAGGAGCCCCGCCGTACGGATCTGCCAGCGCACCGCCCCGTCGCCCGGGTCGACCGCCGCCACCTGGGTCTGCCTGCCGTCCGGCTGGCGCGTCGCCACGTACAGCGCGGCCCTGCCCGAGGCGTCCGGGCCGCCCCACCACACCGAGCCCGTCCCGCCGATCCGCCTGCTCCACTTCGGGGTGCCGGTCGCCGCGTCCAGCAGGGTCGCGCTCCCGTCGGAGCCGGCCGCGAGGACGTGCCCGGCCTCCGCGACCACCTGGGCTCCGCCCGGCAGGTCGCGCTGCCAGCGCCGGGTTCCGGTCGCCGGGTCCAGGGCCTGGA
This Streptomyces sp. NBC_00539 DNA region includes the following protein-coding sequences:
- the ilvD gene encoding dihydroxy-acid dehydratase, with protein sequence MPELRSRTVTHGRNMAGARALMRASGVASADIGKPIIAVANSFTEFVPGHTHLAPVGRIVSDAIRAAGAIPREFNTIAVDDGIAMGHAGMLYSLPSRDLIADSVEYMVEAHCADALICISNCDKITPGMLMAAMRLNIPVVFVSGGPMEAGQATLVDGTVRKLDLIDAMVDASNENVSDEDILRIEENACPTCGSCSGMFTANSMNCLAEAIGLALPGNGSVLATHTARRALYEDAGRTVVEITKRYYEQDDASVLPRNIATRQAFENAMALDIAMGGSTNTILHLLAAAQEAGLDYDLTDIDEVSRRVPCLAKVAPNVAPGGTYYMEDVHRAGGIPAILGELHRGGLLNKDVTTVHSENLEDWLATWDARSGTASEEAMELWHAAPGCKRSATAFSQSERWDSLDLDAEGGCIRSVQHAYSKDGGLAVLRGNLAADGCVVKTAGVDESIWTFEGPAVVCESQDEAVDKILRKEIEPGDVVVIRYEGPRGGPGMQEMLYPTSFLKGRGLGKVCALVTDGRFSGGTSGLSIGHASPEAASGGTIALVEDGDRIRIDIPNRSIELLVSDEELAARREALGGVYAPKDRERKVSAALRAYAAMATSADKGAVRDVSRLG
- a CDS encoding TetR/AcrR family transcriptional regulator, coding for MTEPPVNEPSTTEPPPRRRRGPGRPRQDEADEGPGTQERIRAAARAEFAARGYDKTSVRGIAKAAGVDPALVHHYFGSKDDLFAAAIELTLEPALVAPRILEGGPDGIGERLARYFLGVWENPATRVPLLAVIRSALTHEAAAKVLRRLILRRVLERVAAELNVPDPTFRAELAASHMIGIVILRYVVQVEPLASAEPEAIIALVAPTLQRYLTED
- a CDS encoding sugar phosphate isomerase/epimerase family protein, which gives rise to MAEPVRIPNVKVALSTASVYPETTATAFEIAARLGYDGVEVMVWTDPVSQDVDALRRLSDHHQVPVLAVHAPCLLITQRVWSTDPWTKLRRAQAAAERLGASTVVVHPPFRWQRQYARDFVTGIWRMADETDVRFAVENMYPWRYRDREMLAYAPEWDVTKDDYRHFTIDLSHTATARADAAAMVDRMGERLAHVHLADGNGSAKDEHLVPGRGTQPCAELLAGLARTSFDGHVVIEVNTRRAMSSAEREADLAEALAFTREHLAAATAAPKPARRP